The nucleotide sequence CAACGTGATGTCCAGCGTCGTCAGGCTGTCCAGGCCTGCACCGCCGGCCAATTCGTCCAACGCGACCCCGCGTAGCGTTTGCACGCCGTCGGGAAGTTCCAGTGCGGCGCCGGTAATCGAATCGGAGGCTTCATTGACGCCCCACAGTCCAAGATCGGCGGCGGTTTCGTCGCTGCCGAGTTGTTCGACGATCAGATTGGACGCCGATTGTCCGGTTTCGTCGATCAGACGAAAGGCACCGCCCACCGTGGTCGCCCTTACGTCGACGTCAGCGTCGTTAATGGCGGTGATCACGTCATCCACGGTGCGTGCATCGGAAAGATCGATTTCCGCCGATGCGCCGCTGCGGTCGGTGATACGAATGGTTCCCGCTTCGACCCCGCGCCCGCCGTTCAGATCCGCAAGGCTGGCGGACTGGTCCAAAAAACCCTCCGGTGCAACGGTCAGCTTTCCTTCAAAGCCCAATGCTTCTTCGGCGGAATCAAATCGCCGCCGTGATGAAACGCTGTGGGTCGCAGCGGTGGCCAGCGTGCGGACGCTGTAGTCGCCCGTTTCGACGTTTTCGCCCGCGGTGGCTGAAAGCACGTCTTTGTTGCTGGAACTGGCCGATTTGCTGTGATACAGCGCTTCGCTGCCCAGTCCGTTTCCGGCCAACTGGACGCCGATCACCATGGCCATCAGCGAATTGACCGCCGACTGTTCTTGCCGCAAGGATTCGGTTTGCGCCGACAACCGATCGCGCGGCTGGGCGCTGATCTGCATCAGCTGATCAACGGTACCCAAAATATCGGTACCGGTAACCAAACCGACAGAAGATTGAATACGGCCCATGGCAACACGAACGCCCAAGCGGTGAAAATCAGGATCGATCGAATCGATTCAATCCTTGTCATCGTCAAACTCGGGCCAAAGCATTCACCAATTCAGTCTGATCGGATCGATGCGACCGAACCGGCCGCCTGACCACCCGTGCGGATGATCTGCTTTTAACCCCGTCCGAAACTTAGCTTGCCGATCGGCGCTGAAACCACGAAAAAACGCGGTTTGTCGGACATTTCGTGGCCGATGCCGGACCGAACCGCCGGATGCCCAAGGCCATGGCGGCGGTCGGTCAGCGTTGATTATCGGCTTATCCCAACAGCGACAGGACGTTTTGCGGGTTTTGGTTGGCGATCCCCAGCACGTTGGTACCGGATTGGACCAAGATTTGGGCTCGCGTCAGGTTTGCCGATTCTTGAGCAAAGTCGGCGTCCCGGATCGAACTTTCCGCTTCCTTCAAGTTGGCCATGGTTTCGTTCAGGCTGACCATGTTGCTGTCCAGCGTCGTTGCCTGGAACGCACCCAACCGCCCACGCAGCCCGGTGACCTTATTGATGACGTCATCGATGACGCGTGCGGCGCCGTTGATGTCATTGGTCAGGCTCTTGTCCTGGCCGCTGGCCAATTCGTACAGCCGGCCGCTGGCACCGCCCAGTTGGCTGGTGCTGACGCTGCCGATCCCCATGCGGGCTTGCTGATTGCTGGTCACATCGGGGCCCAGTTGGAACAGGGCACCGCCACTGGTGATGCTGAAGGACACGTCGGTGTCGCTGCCTTCTTCGACCGTCACGGTCAAGTCCAGCGTGCTGGTGTTGATCGACAACGTGTTGCCGTCGCCGGTGGCGGACGTTCCGTTGACCGTGGCGCGGATGTCTTTTCCGTTGGCCCGCGACGCGGTCAAACCGCTTTCAAACGTTCCGCCTTCGCCCTCTTCGATGACTTCGATGTCGATCAGCGATTCGGAGCCGTACGAGGTGCTGGTCAACTTCAGCGAACCGCCGTCGTCTTCGGCTTGAATGCCGGTCGAATCGGAAACCAAGTTGATCGACTGGATCACGTCGTCCAGCGAAGCTCCCTTATCAAACTGGAAGACTTCCGAACCCAACGAACCGGTCAACTGAACCACCAAGTCGGCGTTCAGTCCGCCGCCGAAAACGCCGCCGGTCAGATCGGTCGTGGTCGCCGGGGTGTCGTTGACAATGTCATAACTGCCGTCGCCATCGGTGGCGGTCAGTTCGGCGCTGAAGCCTTCCAAATCGTCGATCGCTTGCGAGATCGCGCCGACGTTGACCGGACCGTTGCTGCTGACCGCGACGACGATGTTGCCGTCGGTATCCAGCGATGCGATTGCGGTGCCGGCGTCCAAGGAGTTGTCCGAGTTCAGCGTGATCGAAACACCATCGCTGTCGGCACTGGCATCGTCCGCCGTGACCGTGATCACGTCATCGGCCGTCGCGTCGGTACCACCGGTCAGGCTGGGGTCGTTCGCACCCAAATCCGCCGTGGCGAACAAGGCCGTGCCGTTTTGCACGTTCCGTGTAATGAACGTGCCTTCGTTGTCGATCGCGGCGGCAATGTCAGCTGTCGTCGCACCATCGGCCACCGTGACGTTGATCACGTCGTTTTCGGCGTCGTAAACCGCTTCGGTCGTGTCACCGCTGGTCAGGTTCAACGTCACGCCGTTGCCCGCGGTGCCGTCGGCGTCACCACCGTTGACCGCTTCGATGTCGAATGACGATGCCAACGTCGGGTCGGTGCCGCTGGCCAGTTGAGCCGTCAGCGGGCTGCCCGGTGCCGTGTTGTCGACAGCGTCATACTCATAGTCACCATTGACGGTGTTCGATGCGATGAACACGTCACCAACGTCATTGTTGATCGCCGCGGCAATGTCGGCGATCGTGTCACCGTCGGCAACCGTCACGGTCAACAGGTCGTTATCGGCGTCGTAAACTGCACCGGTCGTCGCACCACTGGTCAACACGATCTCCGTGTCGTTCCCCTTGGCACCGTCGGCCGCACCACCGTTGACGGCCGTCAGGTCAAAGCCCGTCGTGCCGCTGGTCGTGTTCGAACCGCCGGTCAATTGGCCGGTGTACGTGCCCGCATCGCCCGCGGCGATCGTACCCGAGGTACCGCCGTTGGCTGCGACGGTGAAGTTCGGGTCGCCGGTCAGGTCCGTCACGATTGCCGCGGCATCATCGCCTTCGACCAAGGTCAACGTCAGTGTGTCGCTGTCGGCGTCATAGCTGGCCGACGAATCACCGCCGACTTGCGTGACGACTTCGATGATCGTGCTGTCGCCCTTCAAACCGTCGGCCAGGCCGCCGTCGACCGCATCGATGTCCAACGTCACGCCGCTGCCCAGCGTCAACGTACCGCCGGCTTCGGCATTGGGCGTGAACGCATCGTCGAAGTTGATCGTCCCGGTGGCTTCGGCGCCAACGGTGAACGAATTGGCAAAGTTCACGGTACCGGCCGCTTCGGCATCGGCCGATGGGGCGCTGAAGTTAATCGTGCCGGTGGAGTAAGCGGCAGTGGTTGACGCCGGGATCCCGGTCGTGCTGACTTCCGCCTTGGTCGCCGCCGCAATGACTTCGATATCGACATCGATCGCACCCAACGCGCCCAAGTTGGCTTGATCGATTTGTAAATCGGTGATCGTGCCGAAGTTCGATCCACCCTGGGTCACGAAGTCCAAGCTGCCGTCCAGCAGCCGGCGGCCTTGGAAGGTGGTCGTTTGGGCGATCCGGTTGATCGCTTCCAGCGAACTGTCAATCTGCAACTGGTTCGCAGCGATTTCGTCAGGGCTCAAGGCACCACTGTTGGCCGCTTCGACGACCAGACCGCGGATGTCGTTCAACAAGCTGCTGACTTCACCAAGGGCGCTGTCGGCGGTGCTGATGATCTGGCTGGCTCGTTGCGTGTTGCTGACGGCTTTGCCCAGGCTGGTGATTTCGCTCCGCAGGGCTTCACTGGCAATCAAACCGGCCGGATCGTCCGATCCGCTGTTGATGCGTAAGCCGGTGCTCAGCCGCGTCAGGCTGGTCTGCAAATCCCGGTTACTCGTTTGCAGCCGGTTCTGGGCGACAAGCGAAGGAACGTTGGTGTTAATCCGTGTCATGGCGGGACTTCCATATCAAGTGAGACTAATGAATCGCAGTCTCTTCCGACCGCGTGGCCCGGCCACGCGAAGACCGGAAAACATTCCGAACCGGAGCGGCGTGAAACTCACGTCACCGATCGGGAAATCTGTTTGCGTCACACTCGGTATCGGAATTCCTTCCGCATAAATCTGGCCGAACAGCCGCCGAATCTGGACGACTGTCGACCCGGTGCCTGCATTATTCGAAACGACCGTTAAGCTTTGACATTCTCGGGCCTCCGACCTGAGCCGATGTCCCTGTTCAAAACGAAGAAACGCCCCGTCGAACTGATTCGACGAGGCGTTTCGCGGCTTTCCGGTGGCCGGCCGATGCCCCGAAAGTCGGGTTTCGGCCGGCGGAATCTGTTTCGGCAAACTTATCGCAGCAGCGACAAAACGTTTTGCGGGTTTTGGTTGGCCATCGCCAACACGTTGGTGCCCGATTGGACCAGGATTTGAGCCCGGGTCAGTTGGGCGGACTCTTCGGCGAAATCGGCGTCGCGGATCGAGCTTTCGGCTTCCTGCAAGTTGGCCTTCGTTTCGTTCAGGCTGACCATGTTGCTGTCCAGCGTCGTTGCCTGGAACGCACCCAATCGGCCGCGAAGTCCGGTGACCTTGTT is from Crateriforma conspicua and encodes:
- a CDS encoding flagellin, producing MTRINTNVPSLVAQNRLQTSNRDLQTSLTRLSTGLRINSGSDDPAGLIASEALRSEITSLGKAVSNTQRASQIISTADSALGEVSSLLNDIRGLVVEAANSGALSPDEIAANQLQIDSSLEAINRIAQTTTFQGRRLLDGSLDFVTQGGSNFGTITDLQIDQANLGALGAIDVDIEVIAAATKAEVSTTGIPASTTAAYSTGTINFSAPSADAEAAGTVNFANSFTVGAEATGTINFDDAFTPNAEAGGTLTLGSGVTLDIDAVDGGLADGLKGDSTIIEVVTQVGGDSSASYDADSDTLTLTLVEGDDAAAIVTDLTGDPNFTVAANGGTSGTIAAGDAGTYTGQLTGGSNTTSGTTGFDLTAVNGGAADGAKGNDTEIVLTSGATTGAVYDADNDLLTVTVADGDTIADIAAAINNDVGDVFIASNTVNGDYEYDAVDNTAPGSPLTAQLASGTDPTLASSFDIEAVNGGDADGTAGNGVTLNLTSGDTTEAVYDAENDVINVTVADGATTADIAAAIDNEGTFITRNVQNGTALFATADLGANDPSLTGGTDATADDVITVTADDASADSDGVSITLNSDNSLDAGTAIASLDTDGNIVVAVSSNGPVNVGAISQAIDDLEGFSAELTATDGDGSYDIVNDTPATTTDLTGGVFGGGLNADLVVQLTGSLGSEVFQFDKGASLDDVIQSINLVSDSTGIQAEDDGGSLKLTSTSYGSESLIDIEVIEEGEGGTFESGLTASRANGKDIRATVNGTSATGDGNTLSINTSTLDLTVTVEEGSDTDVSFSITSGGALFQLGPDVTSNQQARMGIGSVSTSQLGGASGRLYELASGQDKSLTNDINGAARVIDDVINKVTGLRGRLGAFQATTLDSNMVSLNETMANLKEAESSIRDADFAQESANLTRAQILVQSGTNVLGIANQNPQNVLSLLG